One window of the Alphaproteobacteria bacterium genome contains the following:
- a CDS encoding SDR family NAD(P)-dependent oxidoreductase, with protein sequence MKVRNATAFVTGAAGGIGQQICRALEARGAKKIYGADIPGANLQSLGPNVEHVSLDVTDEAAVARAAKQAADVDLLINSAGVFGLSGLIAAPNLAAARREMDVNYWGGLILCRAFAPVLGANGGGAIVNVLSEAARVCVPFAGSYCASKSAAWIMTQGVRAELAAQGTQVMAAFPATTDTQMVATLDMDDKLDPAFVAGALLDALEQEVEDISIGEHALYMERLMFSDYKALEKESAAIMPGATAVADMAT encoded by the coding sequence ATGAAGGTTAGGAATGCAACGGCGTTCGTTACGGGCGCCGCGGGCGGGATCGGGCAGCAAATCTGCCGTGCCCTGGAGGCGCGCGGCGCCAAGAAGATCTATGGCGCGGATATCCCTGGTGCGAACCTTCAAAGCCTCGGCCCCAATGTCGAACATGTCTCGCTGGATGTGACCGATGAAGCGGCCGTCGCGCGTGCCGCGAAGCAGGCTGCGGACGTCGACCTTTTGATCAACTCCGCCGGCGTCTTCGGCCTGTCTGGTCTCATCGCTGCGCCGAATCTAGCGGCGGCGCGCCGTGAGATGGACGTGAACTATTGGGGCGGCCTCATCCTGTGCCGCGCGTTCGCGCCGGTCCTTGGTGCCAACGGCGGCGGCGCGATCGTCAATGTTCTATCGGAGGCGGCGCGGGTTTGCGTACCGTTTGCCGGCTCGTACTGCGCGTCCAAGTCCGCCGCCTGGATCATGACCCAGGGCGTGCGTGCCGAGCTGGCCGCCCAGGGCACGCAAGTAATGGCGGCATTTCCGGCGACCACCGACACCCAGATGGTGGCGACACTCGACATGGACGACAAGCTCGATCCGGCCTTTGTTGCCGGGGCCTTGCTGGATGCGCTGGAGCAGGAGGTCGAGGATATCTCGATCGGCGAGCATGCGCTCTACATGGAGCGCTTGATGTTCAGCGACTACAAAGCGCTCGAAAAGGAGTCGGCGGCGATCATGCCCGGCGCGACGGCGGTTGCCGATATGGCGACCTAG
- a CDS encoding ChrR family anti-sigma-E factor produces the protein MSAHHHPDIDALSAYASGSAAEPVALALAVHLSHCPSCLAAVRRYEDVGGALLAESDGAPIDTEAALVGVLAIVENELERDTEVPPPLKGDVPCALAERLPSVLDDLPWKRVARGVSEFQLTTSEAGYTAKLLKINPGAAVPRHTHRGDEFTVVLKGGFDDGDQGYRMGDFATADPSVRHSPVATASEACICLAVTNAPLRLLTPFGRLLGPFLQLRDRI, from the coding sequence ATGTCAGCTCATCACCATCCCGATATCGATGCCCTCTCGGCCTATGCGTCGGGCAGCGCAGCCGAACCCGTCGCCCTCGCCTTGGCGGTGCATCTGTCGCATTGCCCATCGTGTCTCGCCGCGGTCAGACGTTACGAAGATGTCGGCGGCGCGCTGTTGGCAGAATCCGACGGAGCGCCAATCGATACCGAAGCGGCACTTGTCGGTGTATTGGCGATCGTGGAGAACGAGCTTGAGCGCGACACGGAGGTGCCGCCCCCCCTGAAAGGCGATGTCCCGTGCGCCTTGGCCGAACGCCTACCGAGCGTCCTCGACGATCTGCCCTGGAAACGCGTTGCGCGCGGTGTATCGGAATTCCAACTCACGACCAGCGAAGCCGGGTACACGGCAAAACTCTTGAAGATAAATCCAGGCGCCGCAGTTCCCCGTCACACCCATCGCGGCGACGAATTCACCGTCGTCCTGAAGGGGGGTTTTGACGACGGCGATCAAGGCTACCGCATGGGCGATTTTGCTACCGCGGACCCGAGTGTGCGCCACAGCCCGGTGGCGACGGCAAGCGAGGCCTGTATTTGCTTGGCTGTCACGAACGCCCCGCTCCGCCTCTTGACGCCGTTCGGTCGCCTACTCGGTCCATTTTTGCAGTTACGGGATCGAATTTAA
- a CDS encoding fasciclin domain-containing protein yields MVAAGTFASTFAANAANIVETAIEAGQFKTLVAAVQAADLGGALSGPGPFTVFAPSDAAFAKLPEGTVETLLKPENRDRLIAVLTYHVLSGKVMSGDIAGKKLSVATLQGSDINVDAMSGGVMINDATVTAADIQASNGVIHVIDKVILPPQ; encoded by the coding sequence ATTGTTGCAGCCGGTACGTTTGCCTCCACGTTCGCTGCAAATGCCGCGAACATCGTGGAAACCGCCATCGAAGCGGGCCAATTCAAGACCTTGGTTGCCGCGGTTCAGGCAGCCGATCTCGGTGGCGCGCTTTCGGGCCCCGGTCCGTTCACGGTCTTCGCGCCGAGCGATGCTGCCTTCGCCAAACTTCCGGAGGGAACCGTCGAAACCTTACTTAAACCCGAGAACCGGGATCGACTCATCGCCGTGCTCACCTATCATGTTCTGTCGGGCAAGGTGATGTCGGGCGACATCGCCGGCAAGAAGCTCAGCGTTGCGACGCTCCAGGGCAGCGACATCAATGTCGATGCGATGTCCGGTGGCGTGATGATCAACGACGCAACGGTGACCGCCGCCGACATCCAAGCGTCAAACGGCGTCATTCACGTGATCGACAAAGTCATTCTCCCACCGCAATAG
- a CDS encoding DUF6476 family protein has protein sequence MQALKVLVIVMGVMIVAAVMVIIVTIINRSQDAAQRSTPYGKEIALPEGEILDMAVAPGEVTLRYRLSDGRERLFVIDTNRGRLRGTLDLTRP, from the coding sequence GTGCAAGCACTAAAGGTTCTCGTCATCGTCATGGGGGTAATGATCGTTGCCGCGGTGATGGTCATCATCGTCACTATCATAAACCGGTCCCAGGATGCCGCGCAGCGATCGACGCCGTACGGCAAGGAAATCGCGCTGCCGGAGGGCGAAATTCTCGATATGGCAGTGGCGCCGGGCGAAGTGACCCTGCGCTACCGGTTATCCGATGGCCGCGAGCGCCTGTTCGTGATCGATACCAATCGGGGCCGTCTGCGCGGCACCCTCGATCTTACCCGGCCATGA
- a CDS encoding M67 family metallopeptidase, which yields MTVAIGPVVLQKIEAHARDRYPEEACGLLVGRFEADRTVVTAAHESENVAPDRRTGFEVDPGFRLRLQRDVRAEGAAIVGVFHSHPSGDATPSATDRESIWEPDLIWIITAVDGGALGETRAFAVDVKDRGHTFREIALAGV from the coding sequence ATGACGGTGGCGATTGGGCCGGTGGTGCTCCAAAAGATCGAGGCCCATGCCCGGGACCGCTATCCCGAAGAAGCCTGCGGGCTCCTTGTCGGCCGCTTCGAGGCCGATCGGACCGTCGTCACGGCGGCGCACGAAAGCGAAAACGTGGCGCCTGACCGGCGTACCGGTTTCGAGGTGGATCCAGGCTTTCGCCTTCGGCTCCAGCGCGACGTACGGGCTGAGGGCGCGGCCATTGTCGGCGTGTTTCACTCCCATCCATCGGGCGACGCGACCCCGTCGGCGACAGACCGCGAGTCGATTTGGGAACCCGATTTGATCTGGATAATAACGGCGGTTGACGGCGGTGCGCTCGGCGAAACCCGCGCGTTCGCGGTGGATGTGAAGGACCGCGGCCACACCTTTCGCGAAATCGCGTTGGCGGGCGTCTAG
- a CDS encoding metalloregulator ArsR/SmtB family transcription factor — MPVIARTRPTSIGSPNGEPTPGDDIAALAKALGHPARIHIVRLLLAKQSCIGCDIVDEVGLAQSTVSEHLRILKAANIITGEIERPRVCYSLNPDSLIPLLELLNAVFEESGHAKIGGSTVSRRPKAALA; from the coding sequence ATGCCAGTGATCGCAAGAACACGCCCTACATCCATCGGCTCGCCCAACGGTGAGCCAACGCCTGGCGACGACATCGCGGCGCTTGCCAAGGCGCTCGGGCATCCGGCGCGGATCCACATCGTGCGCCTCTTACTGGCAAAGCAATCCTGTATCGGATGCGACATCGTAGACGAGGTGGGGCTGGCCCAGTCCACGGTCTCGGAGCATCTGCGTATCCTCAAGGCGGCTAACATCATCACCGGCGAAATCGAACGCCCGCGGGTTTGCTATTCACTCAATCCGGACAGTCTGATTCCGCTGCTCGAGCTTTTGAACGCGGTGTTCGAGGAAAGCGGCCACGCCAAGATTGGCGGTTCCACCGTGTCCAGACGCCCGAAAGCGGCGCTCGCCTGA
- a CDS encoding DUF3833 family protein, with protein sequence MPLILEEYFADETRAWGVFEDRFGTPRAQFEVDTEGVWDGETLTLKEHFVYSTGRTDNRTWTIRRLGGGCYRGEADDVIGAAMGESDGNAFVWRYVMDLPLARRSVRVRLSDRLLLQGSGVLIYRARVSKFGVELGRLSMFFVKKRAFQYDPINPAGR encoded by the coding sequence ATGCCGTTGATTTTGGAGGAGTATTTCGCCGACGAAACTAGAGCTTGGGGTGTGTTCGAGGATCGCTTCGGGACGCCGCGCGCCCAATTCGAAGTGGACACTGAAGGCGTTTGGGATGGCGAGACGCTCACCTTGAAAGAGCATTTTGTTTACTCAACCGGTCGGACCGACAATCGAACTTGGACGATCAGACGCCTCGGCGGCGGTTGCTACAGAGGCGAGGCGGATGACGTCATCGGAGCGGCGATGGGAGAATCCGATGGGAACGCGTTCGTGTGGCGCTACGTCATGGACCTTCCCCTCGCCCGTCGATCGGTCCGGGTTCGTTTGAGCGACCGCCTCCTCCTCCAAGGTAGCGGCGTCTTGATCTATCGGGCTCGTGTATCAAAATTCGGTGTGGAACTGGGTCGACTCTCGATGTTCTTTGTGAAAAAGAGAGCGTTCCAGTACGACCCGATAAACCCTGCAGGCCGATAA
- the arsB gene encoding ACR3 family arsenite efflux transporter, which yields MSVFDRYLSLWVALCIVAGVVLGNLLPGFFETVAGWEYASVNLVVAVLIWAMVYPMMVAVDFASLRHIHKRPKGLVITVVVNWLIKPFTMAALGVLFFEFLFADLIDPADASQYIAGLILLGAAPCTAMVFVWSQLTRGDPNYTLVQVSLNDVIMIFAFAPIVALLLGVTDIDVPWQTLLLSVALYVVIPLGAGAATRAALVRRSGNGIQSNAHSNASSNGQVERFVARIKPFSILGLLATVVLLFGFQGHVIVDDPLLIGLIAVPLLIQSYGIFVIAYVAAWAWRVPHNVAAPCALIGTSNFFELAVAVAIGLFGLNSGAALVTVVGVLVEVPVMLSLVAFANRTRSYFPRAEDKTVDEAMTFPHPSQAAGEPDSQG from the coding sequence GTGTCGGTATTTGATCGCTATCTCTCGCTGTGGGTCGCCCTGTGCATCGTTGCCGGGGTGGTCCTCGGCAATCTCCTGCCCGGCTTTTTTGAAACCGTCGCGGGTTGGGAATACGCCTCGGTCAATTTGGTTGTCGCCGTTCTGATTTGGGCAATGGTCTACCCCATGATGGTCGCGGTGGATTTCGCCAGTCTGCGGCACATTCACAAGCGCCCAAAAGGCTTGGTCATCACGGTGGTGGTGAACTGGTTGATCAAGCCCTTCACCATGGCCGCGCTCGGCGTGCTGTTCTTCGAGTTCCTTTTTGCCGATCTGATCGATCCGGCCGATGCGAGTCAGTACATTGCCGGGCTCATCTTGCTTGGCGCCGCACCGTGCACCGCCATGGTGTTTGTATGGTCGCAGCTCACCCGGGGCGACCCGAACTACACCCTTGTCCAGGTTTCCCTCAACGACGTCATCATGATCTTCGCATTTGCGCCGATCGTCGCGCTGCTTCTCGGCGTGACCGACATCGACGTGCCATGGCAAACCTTGCTCCTATCGGTCGCCCTCTATGTGGTCATTCCGCTCGGCGCCGGCGCCGCGACGCGGGCAGCGCTTGTCAGGAGGTCTGGTAACGGCATCCAAAGCAACGCCCACAGCAACGCGTCAAGCAACGGCCAAGTCGAGCGGTTCGTCGCCCGGATCAAACCGTTCTCTATCCTTGGCCTGCTCGCAACCGTGGTGCTGCTGTTCGGTTTCCAGGGACACGTCATCGTCGACGACCCGCTGCTGATCGGCTTGATTGCCGTCCCGCTGCTGATCCAATCCTACGGAATCTTCGTCATCGCCTACGTCGCCGCTTGGGCATGGCGTGTGCCGCACAATGTGGCGGCGCCCTGCGCATTGATCGGCACGTCGAACTTCTTCGAACTCGCCGTCGCCGTCGCGATCGGCCTGTTCGGGCTGAACTCCGGGGCAGCTTTGGTGACCGTTGTAGGCGTTCTAGTCGAAGTACCGGTGATGCTCTCGCTCGTCGCCTTTGCAAACCGAACTAGAAGCTATTTTCCACGCGCGGAGGACAAGACCGTGGATGAGGCGATGACATTTCCGCACCCCTCCCAAGCCGCGGGTGAACCAGATTCCCAGGGTTAA
- a CDS encoding DUF2161 family putative PD-(D/E)XK-type phosphodiesterase gives MRRLSWRGILAPMALRETDLYPPIKAFLERQGYRVKGEVVDCDVVAVRGDEDPVVVELKATFTVHLVFQAVRRQALTDSVYIAFGHGGEKTSVWKRHRRDVVALCRRLGLGLIVVPTGGRTGAVDVLLDPGPYTPRQNKRKRGRLLGEFERRVGDPNCGGSSGQPVMTAYRQDALRCASFLLEYGPIKASALRQSTGVESAPRILQRDVYGWFERTERGIYGLSPLGERALKTFAATVSELYREPAAHRG, from the coding sequence ATGCGGCGTCTGTCTTGGCGCGGTATTCTGGCACCGATGGCGCTGCGCGAAACAGACCTCTATCCGCCGATCAAGGCTTTCCTTGAGCGCCAAGGGTATCGCGTGAAGGGCGAAGTCGTGGACTGCGACGTCGTCGCGGTCCGCGGCGATGAAGATCCCGTTGTGGTCGAACTCAAAGCGACCTTCACCGTGCATCTCGTCTTCCAGGCCGTTCGGCGCCAAGCGCTCACCGACAGCGTGTACATCGCCTTCGGACACGGCGGGGAAAAGACTTCCGTGTGGAAGCGTCACCGGCGCGACGTTGTCGCATTGTGCCGCCGGCTCGGGCTTGGGTTGATCGTCGTCCCAACCGGCGGGCGCACCGGCGCGGTCGACGTCCTTCTCGACCCCGGCCCCTACACGCCGCGCCAGAACAAGCGAAAGCGCGGGCGACTCCTCGGTGAATTCGAACGGCGGGTCGGCGATCCCAATTGCGGCGGCTCCAGTGGACAGCCCGTGATGACGGCCTACCGGCAGGACGCACTCCGATGCGCGAGCTTCCTCCTAGAATACGGACCGATCAAAGCCAGCGCACTCAGGCAATCGACGGGCGTCGAGTCGGCGCCGCGGATACTCCAGCGCGACGTGTACGGGTGGTTCGAGCGAACCGAGCGCGGCATCTACGGCCTCTCGCCGCTCGGCGAACGTGCCTTGAAGACATTTGCCGCGACCGTGTCCGAACTGTACCGGGAACCTGCCGCCCACCGGGGTTGA
- a CDS encoding alpha/beta fold hydrolase: protein MTVKRGFVDIDEGQVHYRYKGAAEDVPLVMLHPGPTSAHAIVPLIERVGEKRQVIAPDLLGMGDSAAPAHDETDMAYFADAALRTLDSMGVQSFDLWGSMTGAHCAIEVAIMQPKRVRRLYVEMLLDYDEATEKALQQGHAPKIAVDQIGSQLNLLWHLARDQHLFFPWFTRDAAHARNNGLPTAKQLHEKTVELLKACGTYHVPLNAALRHKSGERLAKVTVPVIGPEWFQKYLPSATVRGDFCVGPSTAPTEQVEKSAAEILRQLG, encoded by the coding sequence ATGACCGTCAAACGGGGTTTTGTGGATATCGACGAAGGGCAGGTTCACTACCGCTACAAGGGCGCGGCGGAGGACGTGCCGCTCGTCATGCTGCATCCCGGCCCAACATCGGCCCATGCGATCGTTCCCCTGATCGAGCGCGTCGGCGAGAAACGCCAGGTCATCGCGCCCGATCTTCTCGGCATGGGCGATTCGGCCGCGCCGGCGCACGACGAAACCGACATGGCCTATTTCGCCGATGCCGCGCTGCGCACGCTCGATTCGATGGGTGTTCAGTCGTTCGATCTGTGGGGGTCGATGACCGGGGCGCATTGCGCCATCGAGGTCGCGATCATGCAACCGAAGCGGGTCCGGCGCCTCTACGTCGAAATGCTGCTCGACTACGACGAGGCAACCGAAAAGGCGCTGCAACAGGGCCACGCACCGAAAATCGCGGTCGACCAGATCGGTAGCCAACTCAATCTGCTCTGGCACTTGGCCCGCGACCAGCACCTGTTCTTCCCGTGGTTCACGCGCGACGCCGCCCACGCGCGCAACAATGGTCTGCCCACCGCAAAACAGCTCCACGAGAAGACGGTGGAATTGCTCAAGGCGTGCGGCACGTATCATGTCCCGCTGAACGCCGCGCTGCGCCACAAGAGCGGCGAGCGGCTGGCCAAAGTGACGGTCCCGGTCATCGGCCCGGAGTGGTTTCAAAAGTACTTGCCCAGCGCCACCGTGCGCGGCGATTTCTGCGTGGGTCCGTCCACGGCGCCGACCGAACAAGTGGAGAAGTCGGCGGCTGAGATTCTGCGCCAGCTCGGGTAA
- the folE gene encoding GTP cyclohydrolase I FolE: protein MAPANLALLETFQSERRAAEARRPTREEAEAAVRTLISYAGDDASREGLLGTPDRVVRSYDEFFAGYFDDPVQILERTFEETDGYDEMVILRDIELASHCEHHMVPILGRAHIAYLPNKRVVGISKLARVLDVFAHRLQIQEKLTSQVANTINEVLQPRGVGVIIEAAHQCMTTRGVNKPGVTMVTSTLLGCFRDDPTTRQEFLSMVRA from the coding sequence ATGGCCCCCGCAAATCTGGCTCTACTCGAAACCTTTCAAAGCGAGCGCCGCGCCGCAGAAGCGCGCAGGCCCACGCGGGAAGAAGCGGAAGCCGCGGTTCGCACTCTTATTAGTTACGCAGGAGACGATGCCAGCCGGGAGGGGCTGTTAGGCACCCCGGACAGGGTCGTACGTTCCTATGACGAGTTTTTCGCCGGCTACTTCGACGATCCGGTCCAGATCCTAGAGCGGACATTCGAAGAAACCGACGGGTATGACGAAATGGTCATTCTGCGGGATATCGAACTCGCCAGTCACTGCGAACATCATATGGTCCCGATTCTGGGGCGGGCCCATATTGCCTATCTTCCCAACAAGCGCGTCGTGGGGATCAGCAAGCTCGCGCGAGTCCTGGATGTCTTTGCCCATCGCTTGCAGATCCAAGAAAAGTTGACGAGTCAGGTCGCCAACACGATCAACGAGGTTCTCCAACCCCGTGGCGTCGGCGTCATCATCGAGGCCGCGCACCAATGCATGACGACTCGCGGCGTCAATAAACCCGGAGTCACTATGGTAACCAGTACATTGCTGGGTTGCTTTCGCGACGACCCGACGACGCGCCAAGAGTTCCTGTCGATGGTTCGCGCCTAA
- a CDS encoding low specificity L-threonine aldolase translates to MDFRSDNVTGVCPEVLAAIVAANDGSAAAYGEDAWTERAERALADLFETPVAVFPVATGTAANALSLAALTPVYGAVYAHEAAHITVDECNAPEFYTGGAKIVPLPGDHGKIAAAHLARVLAGAAPHGHHNAQPAAVSLSQASEVGTVYGVDEVAAIAGVCRDHGVALHMDGARIANAVVHLGCSFADLTWRAGVDVLSFGATKNGAMAAEAVVFFDLARAERMPFLRKRAGHLLSKMRFVSAQLEAYARDDVWRRNAVHANAAAARLVEGVRSLPGVELVHPLHANEIFIRLPAKAIEGLAADGFRFHPWGDPATHAVRLVTGFSTTTADVDRFVRRAQALCG, encoded by the coding sequence GTGGATTTCCGCAGCGACAACGTCACCGGCGTCTGCCCCGAAGTTCTCGCCGCCATCGTCGCGGCAAACGACGGCTCGGCGGCGGCCTACGGCGAGGATGCATGGACCGAGCGGGCCGAGCGGGCGCTGGCGGACTTGTTCGAAACGCCGGTGGCGGTCTTTCCGGTTGCCACCGGCACCGCGGCCAATGCGCTGTCCCTTGCCGCACTGACACCCGTCTACGGCGCCGTGTACGCCCACGAAGCCGCCCACATTACGGTCGACGAATGCAATGCCCCGGAGTTCTATACTGGTGGGGCGAAAATCGTGCCGTTGCCCGGTGACCACGGCAAGATCGCCGCCGCGCACCTCGCACGGGTTCTCGCCGGCGCCGCGCCCCACGGCCATCACAATGCCCAGCCCGCGGCGGTGTCCCTGAGCCAGGCCAGCGAAGTCGGCACGGTCTATGGCGTGGACGAGGTCGCCGCCATCGCCGGGGTGTGCCGCGACCACGGCGTTGCCTTGCATATGGATGGTGCGCGGATCGCGAATGCTGTCGTCCATCTGGGATGTTCGTTTGCCGACCTGACGTGGCGGGCGGGGGTCGATGTGCTGTCCTTTGGGGCGACCAAGAACGGCGCGATGGCCGCCGAGGCCGTGGTCTTCTTCGACCTTGCGCGCGCCGAGCGGATGCCGTTCCTGCGCAAGCGCGCGGGGCACCTCTTGTCGAAAATGCGCTTTGTTTCGGCCCAACTCGAAGCCTACGCGCGCGACGATGTGTGGCGCCGCAATGCCGTCCATGCCAATGCCGCCGCCGCCCGCTTGGTCGAGGGGGTTAGGTCGCTGCCGGGGGTAGAATTGGTCCACCCGCTGCATGCCAATGAGATCTTTATCCGATTGCCGGCCAAGGCCATCGAGGGACTAGCCGCGGACGGCTTTCGCTTCCACCCGTGGGGCGATCCCGCTACCCATGCCGTGCGTCTCGTGACCGGGTTCTCGACGACGACGGCGGACGTCGACCGGTTCGTCAGGCGCGCACAGGCGTTGTGCGGCTAG
- a CDS encoding sigma-70 family RNA polymerase sigma factor, which produces MVDDSTDPWSNLILRIGRERDRNAFAELFRHFAPRIKGFALRQSRDPALADELVQETMLAVWRSARTYDPARASAATWIFTICRNKRIDLFRRRNRPEPDLPPEEWVVEPTQYLHTEAGADFRRTRRLIKELPEEQARVLAMSFLEEKSHGEIATETGLPLGTVKSRIRLALTSLRQSMEQ; this is translated from the coding sequence ATGGTGGATGACAGCACGGATCCTTGGTCCAATCTGATCCTACGAATTGGCCGAGAGCGCGACCGTAACGCCTTTGCCGAGCTCTTCCGACATTTCGCACCCCGGATCAAAGGGTTCGCCCTAAGGCAGTCTAGGGACCCGGCTCTCGCCGACGAACTCGTTCAAGAAACCATGCTCGCTGTCTGGCGATCCGCAAGAACGTATGACCCGGCAAGGGCGTCCGCAGCAACCTGGATCTTCACTATTTGTCGAAACAAACGCATCGATCTATTTCGCCGCAGAAACAGACCGGAACCGGATTTGCCTCCCGAAGAATGGGTTGTCGAGCCCACCCAATATTTGCACACCGAGGCAGGTGCAGATTTCCGGAGAACCCGACGACTGATTAAGGAACTTCCGGAGGAACAGGCGCGGGTGCTGGCCATGTCCTTTCTTGAAGAGAAGTCCCACGGCGAGATCGCGACAGAGACCGGGCTTCCACTGGGCACCGTCAAGTCGCGAATCCGCTTGGCGCTCACATCGCTAAGACAGAGTATGGAGCAATAG
- a CDS encoding monooxygenase — protein MIITVVALPAAAYGEAAEGKALFERVAPRFRDIPGLQRKYFVRGDHSGGVYVWDDRASAERYLDEAWSARMEASYGALPQVTYLDVPCVVDNTAGAISFPD, from the coding sequence ATGATCATTACCGTCGTTGCGTTGCCTGCCGCTGCCTACGGCGAGGCTGCGGAGGGCAAGGCGCTGTTCGAACGGGTTGCGCCGCGGTTCCGGGATATCCCTGGACTTCAGCGTAAGTATTTCGTCCGCGGCGACCACAGCGGCGGCGTCTACGTGTGGGATGATCGCGCCTCCGCGGAACGCTACCTCGACGAGGCGTGGTCGGCACGAATGGAAGCGTCCTACGGGGCCCTTCCGCAGGTGACCTATCTTGACGTGCCGTGCGTCGTCGACAACACGGCCGGCGCCATTTCTTTTCCCGACTAA
- a CDS encoding RluA family pseudouridine synthase: MSETISESAKQRKHVVAPADAGARLDRYLAQTCPDVSRSRLKVLIQDGNATVDGTPVRDPATKVRAGQEIGLTIPEARDPVPVGQEMDLTVVYEDADVIVIDKPAGLVVHPAAGNADRTLVNALIAHCGSSLSGIGGVRRPGIVHRLDKDTSGLLIAAKNDAAHTGLAAQFADHSIMRVYRAAVWGMPAPAEGEISGSIGRSTHNRKKMAVVAEGRGKSALTRYRTLHRFGRTAALIECRLETGRTHQIRVHLSHKGHPVIGDSVYGRARSPKPPIGRQALHAGVLGFHHPITAAWLAFESEPPNDFKDLVSWLGTL, encoded by the coding sequence ATGTCTGAGACCATTTCCGAATCGGCCAAGCAACGCAAGCACGTTGTCGCGCCCGCCGATGCCGGCGCTAGGCTGGACCGGTATCTTGCCCAGACCTGTCCCGACGTGTCGCGCTCGCGCTTGAAGGTCTTGATCCAGGACGGCAACGCGACAGTCGACGGCACGCCCGTTCGTGACCCGGCAACCAAGGTCAGAGCCGGCCAAGAGATCGGTCTGACGATTCCCGAGGCACGCGATCCGGTGCCGGTTGGACAGGAAATGGACCTTACGGTCGTCTACGAAGACGCCGATGTCATTGTTATCGACAAGCCCGCCGGACTGGTCGTCCACCCCGCCGCGGGTAACGCCGACCGCACGTTAGTCAACGCTTTGATCGCCCATTGCGGATCCAGTCTCTCCGGTATCGGCGGCGTCCGCCGGCCGGGGATCGTCCACCGGTTGGACAAGGACACCAGCGGCCTGTTGATCGCCGCGAAGAACGATGCGGCCCACACCGGCTTGGCCGCGCAGTTCGCCGATCATTCGATCATGCGGGTGTACCGCGCCGCCGTTTGGGGTATGCCGGCCCCGGCCGAAGGGGAAATATCGGGCTCCATCGGACGGAGTACACACAACCGCAAAAAAATGGCCGTGGTCGCAGAGGGGCGCGGCAAATCGGCGCTGACCCGGTATCGCACGCTGCACCGGTTCGGTCGGACCGCCGCGCTCATTGAATGCCGTCTTGAAACCGGGCGGACCCATCAGATTCGCGTCCACCTCAGCCACAAGGGGCATCCGGTAATCGGCGACAGCGTGTACGGCCGGGCGCGAAGCCCGAAACCGCCAATCGGGCGGCAAGCGCTGCATGCCGGCGTTCTTGGGTTCCACCATCCGATTACCGCTGCCTGGCTCGCCTTTGAAAGCGAACCTCCCAACGATTTCAAAGACTTAGTTTCTTGGCTGGGGACTCTCTGA